In a genomic window of Jaculus jaculus isolate mJacJac1 chromosome 8, mJacJac1.mat.Y.cur, whole genome shotgun sequence:
- the Rpusd2 gene encoding RNA pseudouridylate synthase domain-containing protein 2 yields MNQVLHALCDVPGSRHSRGHNTPGIPAPPHLAQSPAQQTANADSGNRARSLTGARWRQVTLERDTLSPSIGHFLIQTFAAGSPRRAPGLADWLVPVTPSDRDRRDGGPAVMWLRGPRWWQVVVQWRRSIAGTRGCSCKEAMTEALSTPAEAAGGPQAAAQQNGDADGDASGEPLTGRLEAAAGNGAPASAAAAAGRRKKRRGPPGERVVPPPKKRRTGVSFGDEHFAETSYYFEGGLRKVRPYYFDFRTYCKGRWVGHSLMHVFSTEFRAHPLAYYEAAVRAGRLHLNEEPVQDLSIVLKDNDFLRNTVHRHEPPVTAEPIRLLAEDKDVVVVDKPSSIPVHPCGRFRHNTVIFILGKEHQLKELHPLHRLDRLTSGVLMFAKTAEFSEKIHEQVRDRQLEKEYVCRVAGEFPDKEVTCKEPILVVSYKIGVCRVDPRGKPCETVFQRLSYNGHSSVVRCRPLTGRTHQIRVHLQFLGHPILNDPIYNSAAWGPSRGQGGNVPKTDEELLRDLVAEHQAKQSLNVLDLCEGDLSPGLTDSTSPTSELAKGSLEELATAAQKMDGVVEAVPQHLDTAEKAAEADVLNPETDPLCAECRLLRQDPLPQDLVMFLHALRYKGPDFEYVSPMPAWAQDDWQED; encoded by the exons ATGAATCAGGTCCTTCACGCCCTCTGTGATGTCCCGGGGTCACGCCACAGTAGGGGACACAACACGCCGGGTATCCCAGCCCCTCCTCACCTAGCGCAATCGCCTGCCCAGCAGACCGCAAACGCCGACTCAG GAAACCGCGCCAGATCTCTAACTGGGGCACGTTGGCGTCAGGTCACTTTGGAGAGAGACACCCTCAGCCCCTCAATCGGCCACTTCCTCATTCAAACGTTCGCTGCTGGCAGCCCGCGCCGCGCCCCGGGCCTCGCTGATTGGCTGGTGCCGGTGACGCCATCAGATCGCGACCGCCGGGATGGCGGCCCCGCTGTCATGTGGCTGCGCGGCCCCCGGTGGTGGCAGGTCGTTGTGCAGTGGCGCCGCAGCATTGCCGGGACGAGGGGATGCAGTTGTAAGGAGGCGATGACCGAGGCGCTCTCCACCCCAGCCGAGGCGGCGGGCGGGCCGCAGGCTGCGGCCCAGCAAAACGGAGACGCTGATGGCGACGCGAGCGGGGAGCCGTTGACCGGGCGCCTGGAGGCGGCCGCGGGGAACGGGGCGCCGGCTtcagctgctgccgccgccggcCGGAGGAAGAAGCGGCGGGGCCCGCCCGGAGAGCGGGTGGTGCCGCCCCCGAAGAAGCGGCGGACTGGAGTCAGCTTTGGCGATGAGCACTTTGCCGAGACCAGCTACTACTTCGAGGGCGGCCTGCGCAAGGTGCGGCCCTACTACTTCGACTTCCGGACCTACTGTAAGGGCCGCTGGGTGGGCCACAGCCTGATGCACGTCTTCAGCACGGAATTCCGAGCCCACCCGCTGGCCTACTACGAAGCCGCCGTGCGGGCGGGTCGGCTGCATCTCAACGAGGAGCCAGTGCAGGACCTCAGCATCGTGCTCAAG GACAACGATTTCTTGAGGAACACTGtgcacaggcatgagccaccagtcACAGCAGAGCCCATCCGCCTTCTAGCTGAGGACAAAGATGTGGTGGTTGTAGACAAGCCTTCCTCCATCCCTGTCCACCCCTGTGGCCGTTTCCGGCACAACACAGTCATCTTCATCCTAGGCAAGGAGCACCAGCTGAAGGAATTACACCCCTTGCATCGGCTTGATCGCCTTACCTCAGGGGTGCTCATGTTTGCCAAAACAGCTGAGTTCTCTGAGAAGATTCATGAGCAGGTTCGGGACCGGCAG CTGGAGAAGGAATATGTGTGCCGAGTTGCAGGGGAGTTCCCTGACAAGGAAGTGACCTGCAAGGAACCCATCTTAGTGGTATCTTACAAGATAGGAGTGTGCCGTGTAGATCCCCGGGGCAAGCCCTGTGAGACTGTGTTCCAGAGGCTCAGCTACAATGGCCACTCCAGTGTGGTACGGTGCCGGCCACTCACAGGCCGTACCCATCAAATCCGAGTCCACCTACAATTCCTGGGCCACCCCATTCTCAACGACCCCATCTACAATTCAGCTGCCTGGGGTCCCTCCAGAGGCCAGGGTGGTAATGTTCCCAAGACAGATGAGGAACTGCTCCGGGACCTGGTTGCAGAGCACCAGGCCAAACAAAGCCTGAATGTGTTAGATTTATGTGAGGGTGACCTGTCCCCAGGACTCACGGACTCTACATCTCCCACCTCAGAGTTGGCCAAGGGTAGCCTGGAAGAGTTGGCTACAGCTGCGCAGAAGATGGATGGAGTAGTTGAGGCAGTCCCTCAGCATCTGGACACAGCAGAGAAGGCAGCTGAAGCAGATGTCCTGAATCCAGAGACAGACCCACTCTGTGCAGAGTGCCGGCTGCTGCGACAGGATCCCTTGCCCCAGGACCTTGTGATGTTCCTGCATGCCCTTCGCTATAAAGGGCCAGACTTTGAATATGTTTCACCCATGCCTGCCTGGGCACAGGATGACTGGCAAGAAGACTGA
- the Ccdc32 gene encoding coiled-coil domain-containing protein 32, giving the protein MKMFENIDSTATRSGRDLWAEICSCLPSPAQEDVANNSFSDSFVDSYPTGDGHTGAADLAVQPPVKPWAPLQDSEVYLASLEKKLRRIKGLNEEVTSKDMLQTLAQAKKECWERFLQEKLASEFFVDGLDSDESTLEHFKRWLQPDKVAISTEEVQFLIPPESQVEKPADEDKPTGEQ; this is encoded by the exons ATGAAAATGTTTGAGAACATTGACTCTACAGCCACAAGATCTGGCCGGGATCTCTGGGCTGAAATCTGTTCCTGCCTGCCAAGCCCTGCCCAAGAAGATGTTGCCAACAATTCCTTCTCGGACTCCTTTGTGGATTCTTACCCTACAGGAGATGGTCACACTGGGGCAGCAGACCTTGCTGTCCAGCCACCTGTAAAACCCTGGGCTCCCTTGCAGGATTCAGAAGTGTATTTAGCATCTCTAG agaagAAGCTAAGAAGAATTAAAGGTTTAAATGAAGAAGTGACTTCCAAGGACATGCTTCAAACCCTGGCCCAAGCCAAGAAGGAATGCTGGGAACGGTTCCTCCAGGAAAAACTAGCATCAGAGTTTTTTGTGGATGGACTTGATTCTGATGAGAG CACTCTGGAACATTTCAAGAGGTGGCTCCAGCCGGATAAAGTAGCCATCAGTACAGAGGAGGTCCAGTTTCTCATCCCCccagagtcacaggttgagaagCCGGCGGATGAGGACAAGCCGACAGGAGAACAGTAA